The Vanessa atalanta chromosome 7, ilVanAtal1.2, whole genome shotgun sequence genomic interval acgttcaaattttaaaaaataaaaaaattaacaaaaaagctGCCTTGATGTGTTTGCTTATAAGCTATACGAAGGAGATTACTTGTTAAGTAGATAagccatttaataaatttattacagaaaaGCAGGtactatgaaatttatttatttaatatgaaatgtatgtatttataatgaaaatatcattattgtgcgaaaatatcattattgtggattcttgtttttgtaataaatatcaacatAACGTAATCGGTTCAACGGTGTCGATATCTATTGCTCTCAAAAtacatatcaatatattttttataagtgggTCGATAAATTTGCCACTTCGCAGTAGTATAACCAGCAGAACTGAATAACTCTTTTAGATATAGAGATTTGACCTTGCCACGGCTCACGTAGAAATTAATAACCCCTTTTTTGTTTCGTTGGattctgtttaaaataattataaagttatattaggTTAAGATAATTTCTAAAACACACGAATTAAACATGTCGTCTATTTTAACtttcaataagttttttttcgTTCTAAGTATAAGAAATAAGGGGTTGATTTATGCTAAATCAAACATGAACagtagatttttaataaaaattaaattaattttaatattactatcgACTCGAAATTTCATATAAGGACAGAAAGACAGGTGTCTTTATAAAGTTTTCTTCGctgtgattaaaatattatgtttgaattttttaatagagttttgaagttgttttatttttatttagagttAGTAATTGTAAATGAACATATTGTACATGAATTACACATGTGTGATTATGATAACGTACTTTATTTaggatttgttattttttaagcttataTTTTGTGCCACCAAATaaatcctttaaaatatatctctaaGACCGCGTTTACACCGAAATAGCGTGAATATAAGAATGCAATTGCAATTGGCCGACCAACAACAAAAAGAAagattttcattgttttttattattgatttgaagtttttgtatatatacatttacacgtatctacatattatacatttgattttgataacaattttttatggaataggaTTTCATTAGATTCGCCAACAACGACTACAGTTGCTTTATTCGTCATCATCGTACACATAGTATTTAGTggtaaaatgattaatttaaatacattatattattcatttattttgttcgaTTCATATTAAGAAGTCTTAAGAAAGAATTATATGCTATTATGATGCTGGCGCTAACTTTACATTTTCATACTCTGACTATATTGTtactattaactttaaataatctttatgtaATCATAAGGTTGTATGGATATATTGAATGTAGTTatcgtatgtatgtaatataataaccagtattaggtatataagataattttataatttcataaatgtaatttaattctcAATTACTCTTCATtgtaaaagtaacaaaaataataattaagagtaATAAATGCCAATATGTTTATTCTCTTCATATTCAATAGGCTcttcctatttatatataatttttattgaataagtaCGCACTTTTGAGTTGTCCAGTTATaggatttgatttaatatatagctACCACCCGTTCGGAACAGTTCCaacaatggaataaataaaatacgaaaaaaactaaatatacctcatttataagtatttaattatattatttagttatgaGGAAACAGCAAAACCtttttattcaatgttaatattttattaacattcacTGTGAAACAAAagcaaatatgtatgttatactgaatttatgtttatttataatatcaaacttAATTacatatagataatttaatttatagtgcataaaaaaatctgaaatcGTTTTAAGCAGACAAgtctattaatataacaatatctaGATTAATctttattgattttgtaatcATGTTAAATTACGtaacattaaatttcatttcaattaaaaaaatatacatattataaacaaatacattaccTTAAATTTAGATTGTTTAGAAATGCCGCCTAATTTAGTAGGACAGTAAGTTATGATAAGCAAGACGCAAAGACaagtttactttattaatactaCTTAACATCAATCTtaagaaagaaatatattatttaatcagttttattaatacacactagattttattataataatggtacattattttactatttcaatGCAAGTTTTaatgagaaataataaaacgaaccGCTAAACGACAACGTAGCATCCGGTTGCTTGAATTGACCGCTAGGCGGCGTCTGTAGTATAACGTCAGTCGTGTGTAATGTGTATCTATAGTTTCCTTCTGTTTTGAAACCCAAGCAAGCTAAGTGATTTAGTTCCTTTAgcaattaaaaaggttttaaggtGAATAAAGTGTGAATCTTCAGTTTCAAGAAGATGGAAAAGAGGATTGCTTTGGAACTAAGGGGAAGAAATCCCTCACAGGTACATTATTTGATTTCTTCGTTATATTGGAATGTTTTGTCGATACGTATTTCCTGGGATACTTATTGTTTCTAGACTACTAAAATTATCACTATTTTCACTAAATCATGAATATTGTCACGTCGGATTCAAATGCCGCTTACCAAGTACATAAATGTAGTTTTAAGATGTGGCGTTATTGTTTATAGCAGTCGCAATTACCGAATGTTACGTTCGTTCATATCCACGTTTTCACTTACAAACAGAAAAAGTACTAGTTTATTTATCCTTAAACCatatttgattacatttaagGTTTTCTTATAACAGAAACAAGATTTTTCTCATAATTTCATATTTGAGGTTAAgtgttaaaattacattaccacatataaaatgtaactttCGAAAGAAATACTGCTTTAAGAAATATCGACGgcatattttaatgtgtttttgactatttttataaatcattctaTGCATTAAAAGCTAAGCCGCTATCaccatatctatataatatttatattggtttcATGAAATTTATCTACATCATGTTAATTTCATGCTGAATGTctatatagtaaattaattattataatattcatattctgATTTGATAagaatgtgtaataaaatagatttaattgtttatgcgttattaatatcaaatgtatCCTACTCGACGTAATTTCGCGCCCTTTCACCCAACCTCGTTTTTTTAGATAAACTTTGTATcgattacacaaaaaaatatttcagaaataaTCGATACGTCTGACATTATCAAAAAGTTTTCTAACTATTAAGTTATTGCAATTGTATTCTATTGACGCACGCCTTACCAAAACAGCGGCCATTTTTATTGCGTCGCGATGATTCGTGTCATCCGCCATTGCAAGACGAAAATTAACATTCCATTTTCTGATGAAAAACACGATGATCTACATATATCGACTCTAAATACGATTTCATCTTACACGtctctttatttttaactgaaGGTATTTGTGAAATAAACACTAGTATGTTGTATTTTCAAACTACGTTTTTCGGACCCATTGACAACTTGCAAGTTGCACCATTTTGACGTTTGGTTAGCTTGACTTTCAAAATTCTACAGAAGAAGCCAATTGCGAGacttatttctcgtaaaattcTTATATTACAGTTATgtacatttgaataaatttaaaaaattgaaaaatatttttgatttgtcttatatttattttgatatgttaTCGTAGCCAATTTTATCATAACCTAATTAAATACAAGTAGATCTGCCACCATTTtctctagtatatataaatatactatgtagGTATACCATTATAAATACCACTATACctacatttatgtataataagcAATCTATATGAgctatttaacttttttcaacattttctcAAGTTACTTTTACGACAATttcatttatgaatataattacaaacatgttgcaataatttaaaaatacttaatatatacagAGTACATACTTTTATAAAGGTTCTTTCAATTTTCAGATTAAAGAGCTCAATTTGGATAATTGTAGAAGCACCAACATAGTTGGCCTTTCAGATGAATACACCAACCTCGAAATTTTAAGTCTTAATAATGTTGGACTCACAACTCTTAAAGGATTCCCCACTTTGCCCAAACTACGAAAGTTAGAACTTTCAGACAACAGAATATCAAATGGATTAAACTTCCTCAATGGATGCAAGAAATTAACACACCTAAACTTATCAGGAAATAAGATAAGAGATTTAGACACACTGAAACCCCTGCAAGAGTTTGAAAATTTGAGGAACTTAGATCTTTTCTACAATGATGTTACAAATATAGAAGATTACAAAATTAAGGTGTTTGCATTACACCCATCATTAAAATACTTGGATGggtatgtattgtttattttagctattgtatttttatttgaatgatgatgatatgaaacaatcttaaaaaatttgttatcatctttgtaaaaataattttttacacTTCAGGTTTGATAAAGATGATAGAGAAGGGGAAGACAGTGATGCAGAAGAGGAAGATGGAGAAGAAATGAATGGAAACAATGATAGTGATGACGAAGgtgagaaatttaaattattaattctttatatactttataactgAGAGTAAGTAtctcaatacaatattaattgctttataatactgacaattattataattataataattatcaaactgacagacaaagtattattttaaataagtttaaatatttatgagtattcaaatataattaatatatattataaaatggagTAAATGACTTACAGATCTGGACATAGACTTGGGTCCTCTAGTGATTGATGATGAAAGTTTATCAGAGAGGTTGCCCGAGGAGTCGCCTAGTCTTCTGGTCTCATTGTATACTGTTTATGGTCTCCTATTCCACATGGGTTATCTTTTAAGAAGTAAGCATCATGTGTTTATGTGTCCAGTGATGCTTAACTCACATCCCATGTGGTTTCAGTTTGGTTATtgggattttaataatttactttactgaataatgaattttatattttctataaactattaaaacagCCTGATGTTAAaaacactattattaatatttatgatttttattacaagtataaaatatatttagtgcaACCATTTTAAATtgctctttataatttattgcaaaaatattaaaatatatataatttttgtgtttaaaatttatataattatatacatataaattttgtagattgaaataaaatcatggTAACTTGCttctaaaatacaattaatataaagtttcgcattatatagctatattatgtataactttcagttatactattttttttttcaaagtatattttaataccattaTGTAACCtaacatactattaatattttttgttacatgaCCAGACGTGGATGATGAGGACGTATCTCTTAGTGCAGTCTACAATGCAAATCTaggtattcatatttatttaattaattaaaacaatatttgataaatattaaactaccTATCCTGAATTCACGAGGGTTAAATTAAGAGTGAAATGGCAGCCTAAATTATCAGCATTGTGGTACTGATGTGGTACAAAAATTGGTACTATAACTGTTCAGGTCTCtatcagattaaaaataaagtctagAACATTAACTTTCCATTGCGTAACGTCTAATAAGTGATCTCTCcagaatagaaataaattttgattaaaaactttttttcacttatttaatg includes:
- the LOC125065238 gene encoding acidic leucine-rich nuclear phosphoprotein 32 family member A isoform X2, giving the protein MEKRIALELRGRNPSQIKELNLDNCRSTNIVGLSDEYTNLEILSLNNVGLTTLKGFPTLPKLRKLELSDNRISNGLNFLNGCKKLTHLNLSGNKIRDLDTLKPLQEFENLRNLDLFYNDVTNIEDYKIKVFALHPSLKYLDGFDKDDREGEDSDAEEEDGEEMNGNNDSDDEDLDIDLGPLVIDDESLSERLPEESPSLLVSLYTVYGLLFHMGYLLRNVDDEDVSLSAVYNANLEEESSASSLYVGSDVEEEEDDDDDEDGDNDADADGDHNSKAQDGEDNTHEESTRGKKRKHEDEDDN
- the LOC125065238 gene encoding acidic leucine-rich nuclear phosphoprotein 32 family member A isoform X1 — encoded protein: MEKRIALELRGRNPSQIKELNLDNCRSTNIVGLSDEYTNLEILSLNNVGLTTLKGFPTLPKLRKLELSDNRISNGLNFLNGCKKLTHLNLSGNKIRDLDTLKPLQEFENLRNLDLFYNDVTNIEDYKIKVFALHPSLKYLDGFDKDDREGEDSDAEEEDGEEMNGNNDSDDEDVDDEDVSLSAVYNANLEEESSASSLYVGSDVEEEEDDDDDEDGDNDADADGDHNSKAQDGEDNTHEESTRGKKRKHEDEDDN